TTTTGTGTCAGTTTTTCTTAAGTACACTACTTCAAATTCTTGCTGTGTTTTAGCCTTTCAATAAAAGCTAACATTTCAAGTGAAGATACAATAGAAAATAGATGTTTACAAACTCTGTATAGAAAGATACCGAAACTTCGTTGCCTCACTgtctaaaattaaatcagactaagCTCTCCCTGTTTTAGACCTTTTAGGAATAGGTATCTATTATTTGCTATATTTTGAATCTTCATTCAAATTCTAAAGTTTTCGTACATCATTAAAATTTGATGTAATTATCTTTTAAATTGTATTCCTACTATCATTTACTTGGGTATTCTTTCACAAGctttttgcaatattttcctGGAATTTTGGCTCAATCCTTCTGACAGAACTGGTTAAATGTaagtaaatgtaatgtaaatgtaAGTCAGGGCACCTTGAAGTCACACACATTTTAAGCTGATTTCCTGTTTGACTGAATTCAGGGATTTATGATGGcttatctaaaaaaattactttttcatccTCATCCATATTGTAATTCATTTGGCAGTTATTCCCCATTTGGAAAGCCAATTTCTCCCTGGGCTTTAGACTTGCCAGTATCTGTCTCTGATATCttgactgtattttaattttatgatgTCACAAAATGAGGCTGGGTGTTTGATGTGCCACCTTAAAGAACATCCACAGTGTGTACATCCATTTTCCTACAAATGTTGTGAATTAAAGATTATAAAAAGCGTTGAAAAATTTGCAACGTCATGATTTGCACTGttcaaattgttttgaaatcatAATAACAtgtttgtaaacttttaaataggaataaactaattttaaaaatctctaaCATGTCTCTCTTTAGAAAACGCGTAAACAATCTTAGCAAACCTTAATGATTTAAatcaagaaacatttaatcagattttatgtcAAATTGCGAGGAAAAAAATAGTGTTTATATAATGTGTTTAAATATCTACTTCTAAGTGTCTTTTAGATCCTCTACAGCTCtatttacactttttatttgcttagGTCCTGCTCTGTATGCCTACAACAATGCTGTGTTTACTGAAGACGACTGGGAAAGAATTCAAATGGCAGGAAGAAGTGGCAAGATCAATGACCCGAACAAAATCGGGAGATTTGGAATCggcttcaactctatttacCACATCACAGGTGAATGCTTTGTACAGTGTAGTTACCAGTTAAACATATTAGTGTAGCAAGCATTTTAGGAAAACATATACAAAATAATTAATgggaaaacatgtttacatttttcccaCAGATGTACCAAGCATATTCAGCTCAGGGCACCTTGGCATAATGGATccacaagaaaaaatatttggagaAAGAAATGGAGGGTTCCTCTGGTCTTTGGATGACAAAGAGCATCAAGAAGCTTTGATGATGTTGCATGACCAGTTCCAGCCCTACAGAGACATAGTTTCAGTTGTAGGCAAGCAAGAATGGTCAACAATCATAGAGGATCAGTACTTCTCTGGGACACTTTTCAGGTTCCCGTTGCGCAACAAAGCATCAGAGATTTCAGACAATCTGTATGATTCAGATAAAGTGGTTGAGCTTTTTGATAGCTTTATTGCAGATGCAGACTTGAGccttctgtttttgaaaagtgtGAGCTCTGTGTCCTTGATCCATATCAGTCAGGATGGTACCATTAACACCAggcttgaaataaaatcctcagAACCAACAGAAGTTCTTCTGAGGCACAAAGATGAGTCTGATATTGAAGGCCTGACAAGAATCAAATTGATAACTCTAAATTCAgaagatcagaaaaaaacacaatggctTTTAACAACATGCACCATGAAAGAGGGAAAAGCACCAAACCTTGATGATCTTGCCAAAAAGTTAAGTTTTTTACCCAGAGTTGACTTGGCATTTCCGCTTGGCGAGCAGAGAGACTGTGGTCAAGGCAGATTGAGCTGCTTTCTCCCTCTCCCAAACAATGAATCCAACAAGACCGGTCTCCCAGTTTATGTCAACGCCTGCTTTGGTCTCACAGACAACAGAAGACACATCAAGTGGCAAGAAGAAGACCAGAAACATGATGAACATGCTCTGTGGAATGAATTGCTTGTGAAGAAGGTGCTCCCACAAGCATATGTGAAGATCATTCAAGACGCCATCAAACTTTG
The sequence above is a segment of the Poecilia reticulata strain Guanapo unplaced genomic scaffold, Guppy_female_1.0+MT scaffold_1039, whole genome shotgun sequence genome. Coding sequences within it:
- the LOC103461316 gene encoding sacsin-like; the protein is TSFGATAPPFLDYLKDILRRYPDGGQILKELIQNADDAQASEVVFIHDERSYRADSLWTGELGDCQGPALYAYNNAVFTEDDWERIQMAGRSGKINDPNKIGRFGIGFNSIYHITDVPSIFSSGHLGIMDPQEKIFGERNGGFLWSLDDKEHQEALMMLHDQFQPYRDIVSVVGKQEWSTIIEDQYFSGTLFRFPLRNKASEISDNLYDSDKVVELFDSFIADADLSLLFLKSVSSVSLIHISQDGTINTRLEIKSSEPTEVLLRHKDESDIEGLTRIKLITLNSEDQKKTQWLLTTCTMKEGKAPNLDDLAKKLSFLPRVDLAFPLGEQRDCGQGRLSCFLPLPNNESNKTGLPVYVNACFGLTDNRRHIKWQEEDQKHDEHALWNELLVKK